aaaatattattgatCAGTTGATGGATCTTTTTGTGAAAGGAACCGATCATGGAATCAATGAGTATGccaattttgattttttggcCAACGTATTTGCTGATATGACACGTTTTGAAAGGGGAAGAAAATACTTTACGACTCTTCAAGAGTATGATCATGTAATTCCAGCATCGAAATTGGTTGTTTTTACGGAGCACAAATCTTTATTGCGTCGCACCGGTGTCGCAGCCATCATTAAAAACATATCTTTTGACATCCCATTTCAGAAAGTTTTGATGGATGAAGAAGGTATTAATGTTTTGCCATATCTTTTACTTCCTTTGGCAGGTCCTGAAGAACTCAGTGAAGAGGATATGGATGGTATGTTTGACGAATTACAACTACTACCAGATGATAAGAAACGAGAGCCGGATCACTTTATTATGAAAACTTTAGTTGAAACATTGGTACTGCTTACTGCTACACGGGAGGGAAGAGAACATATGAGACGCCGTAAGGTGTACCCTATTATACGTGAATTGCACTTGAACGTGGATGATGAAGAGATTCGCGAAGTTTGTGATcagtaagtttttttttacaaaatggGAAGGGATTTATTACTAATTCAAAATAGGCTTGTACAAATGTTGGTGCGTGACGAGGCACCTGAAGAACTTGAGCACATCCAAGATAACCCACCAGATGAGGATGATGTTATCGTTGAGGTGGAttaaaaagggaaaaatacatattttttaaaaaagataattttgGGAGCCTAAAGCTCATCTTGGGGATAAATACATAGgtgtttgattttgtt
This portion of the Schizosaccharomyces pombe strain 972h- genome assembly, chromosome: I genome encodes:
- the hgh1 gene encoding protein hgh1, translating into MSELIELVGFLHDQNPQVRMLAVQHLLPYTARNHPQFSIWFHNDFEPVKDLKALLKDKPQIASQAVTALVNVSQNEKVRKVLMDDEFLQLIFSIVTNPLHGLADLSCMLLCNLAKEEDFARILDMQVPLREFSLSKNIIDQLMDLFVKGTDHGINEYANFDFLANVFADMTRFERGRKYFTTLQEYDHVIPASKLVVFTEHKSLLRRTGVAAIIKNISFDIPFQKVLMDEEGINVLPYLLLPLAGPEELSEEDMDGMFDELQLLPDDKKREPDHFIMKTLVETLVLLTATREGREHMRRRKVYPIIRELHLNVDDEEIREVCDQLVQMLVRDEAPEELEHIQDNPPDEDDVIVEVD